In Thermoanaerobaculia bacterium, the genomic stretch CGACCTGATCGACCAGTACTACGGCGACCAGGGTCACTATCCGGAGAGCCTCGACGTGCTGGTCGAGAAGGGCTATGTCCGGATGGTCCCGTACGATCCGCTGACCAAGAGCGCCACCACCTGGAAGCTCATCTACGAGGAGCCCGATCCCCTGGCCGAGCCCGCCGAGACCGACCTGCCCGAAGGCGGAGAGCCGGGGATCATCGACGTGCGTTCCGGCTCGCCGCTGGTCGCGCTCGATGGCACCCCCTATGACACCTGGTAGCCGAACCGGGCTTCGGCCCGGGGGAAGGGCGGAGGGGGCGGGTCGCCGCCCGACGCCGCCCGGCGGCGCCCGGAAGCGTGGCGACGAGGGCTACAGCCTGGTCATGGTGGTGATGCTCATCACCGTCCTCAACATCATGGTCGCAATCGCGCTTCCCATGTGGAGCGGCATGATCCGGCGCGACAAAGAGGAGGAGCTGATCGCGCGCGGTCTGCAGTACGCCGAGGCGATCCGCGTCTTTCAGCGCCGCTTCGGCCGGCTGCCGGTGCAGCTCGACGAGCTGATCAAGGTCGAGCCGCGCTCGATCCGGCGGCTCTGGGAGGATCCGATGACCGGCAAACAGGATTGGATCCTGATCTTCGAGGGCACCCCCCCGGGGGGAGCGGGCTCTCCCGGTATCGACCCGCAGACCGGATTGCCGCTGCCGCCTGCCGGAACCGATCCGCAGAATCCGCCGGGCTCCGGGGACGAGAATCTGCCGCCGCCGGTCGGACCGATCCGGGGCGTGCGGAGCCGGGCGACGGGGGAAGCCTTCAAGGTCTTCCTCGACCAGTCGGAGTACTCTGCCTGGGAGTTTCGCTCCGACCTCTTCTCGCGCTTTCGCGCGGCACCTTCGGAGAACGGTATCCCCCGCGTCTCGGCGCTCACTCTCGGGCGGCCGTTCCGCTATTCGAACACCGGCGCCGGGCAAGGCCCCGGCCAGTTTCCGCCCCCGGGCGGCCCGGGAAAGCCCGCTCCGGGGACGCAGAGGCCGACCCTGCGAGCGCAGCCTCAGCCCCCGCCTCCCGGCGAGAAGGAGTGACCGTGGATCTCCCGACCGTGCGTATCCGCCGCTGGCCTCACGCCGGCGATCTGCCGCTGCCTGCGCCGGCCACCGCCGGCAGCGCCGGCGCCGACCTGCGGGCAGCGGTCGACGAGGAGCTCATCCTCGCGCCGGGGGGGCGCGCTCTCGTCCCGACCGGCTTCAGCGTCGAGATCCCGGCCGGCTGGGAGGGGCAGGTCCGGCCGCGCAGCGGCCTCGCCGCCCAGTTCGGACTGACGCTGCTCAACTCGCCGGGCACCATCGACAGCGACTATCGCGGAGAGGTCCGCGTGCTGTTGATCAACCACGGCTCCGAGCCGTTCACCGTGCGCCGCGGCGAGCGGCTCGCGCAGCTGGTCGTCGCACCCGCCCCGCGCATCCGTTTCGTCGAAGTCGAGGATCTCGCTCCGAGCCCGCGCGGCGAAGGCGGCTTCGGCTCGACCGGCCGCGGCTGAGTCTTCGGACCCCGGGCGCTAGCGCTCCGGTGGTTCCGGATCGGGCTTGGCCACCAGCCCGAGCAGCAGGTCGTGAACCAAGGTGCGCAACTCCAGCGTGTACTCCGTGACGTCGCGCAGCCGGTCCTCGATCTGCTCGAGGCTGGCGCGTCCCGGTCCGGCGCCGCGGGCGCGCAACCGGTAGGAGAGCCGGTCGTCCAGAGACTCGAGCCGGTCATGCACATCCTTGAGGCGTTTTGGGTCCATACCCTTACCTCGCTGGTTGACCTTGCTGTTCGGACGCCGGCAGCTCGAGGACGTAGTCGACGAGGAGCTCGATATCGCCGAGCTCGAGCTTGTGGGAGAACGCCGGCATCGAGCCCGAGCCCTGGCTGATGCGCAGGTAGAGCGGTCCGCGCGCCTTGCGGCGCAGGAGCGGCGAGCGCTGAAGGTCGCTGTTGGGAGAGAGCGCGACCATCCGCGGGTCCCCC encodes the following:
- a CDS encoding type II secretion system protein, which gives rise to MVNLPKRGQRGFTLLELIIVVAIIGILATIAMPALKDMPRRANESVLKTNLRTIRDLIDQYYGDQGHYPESLDVLVEKGYVRMVPYDPLTKSATTWKLIYEEPDPLAEPAETDLPEGGEPGIIDVRSGSPLVALDGTPYDTW
- the dut gene encoding dUTP diphosphatase — translated: MDLPTVRIRRWPHAGDLPLPAPATAGSAGADLRAAVDEELILAPGGRALVPTGFSVEIPAGWEGQVRPRSGLAAQFGLTLLNSPGTIDSDYRGEVRVLLINHGSEPFTVRRGERLAQLVVAPAPRIRFVEVEDLAPSPRGEGGFGSTGRG
- a CDS encoding cytochrome c codes for the protein MSPGRIRRATIAARAAIARRSGHRAGFALCALAAAVVPGVAGCGPPTSGKSASDLYTEHCARCHGDDGRGDPRMVALSPNSDLQRSPLLRRKARGPLYLRISQGSGSMPAFSHKLELGDIELLVDYVLELPASEQQGQPAR